A single genomic interval of Lathyrus oleraceus cultivar Zhongwan6 chromosome 7, CAAS_Psat_ZW6_1.0, whole genome shotgun sequence harbors:
- the LOC127106517 gene encoding glucan endo-1,3-beta-glucosidase: MSITLVLIGVLLSSTAVEFTGAQSVGVCYGGFGNNLPTRQAVIDLYKSNGIGKIRLYNPDDAALQALKNSNIEVILGVPNDVLKSLTNAQAAADWVNKNVKPYYPSVKIKYIAVGNEIHADSPEASSVLPALQNIQNAISSSNLGQIKVSTAIDTILIGKSYPPNDGAFSDGSVGYIRPIVNFLVSNGSPLLANVYPYFSYVNNQQSIGLDYALFTKQGKNEVGYQNLFDAILDSIYAALEKVGGSNVKIVVSESGWPSEGGTGASAGNAATYYGNLIRHAKGGTPKRPNGPIETYLFAMFDENQKPGPEIERHFGLFRPDKSPKYQLSFN; this comes from the exons ATGTCTATCACATTGGTGCTTATTGGAGTATTGTTATCTTCTACTGCAGTAGAATTTACGG GTGCACAATCCGTAGGTGTTTGTTATGGAGGATTTGGAAATAATCTCCCAACAAGGCAAGCAGTGATAGATTTATACAAATCAAATGGAATTGGTAAAATCCGCTTATACAATCCAGATGATGCAGCACTTCAAGCCCTAAAAAATTCAAACATAGAGGTAATCCTCGGCGTCCCGAACGACGTTCTTAAATCACTCACGAACGCTCAGGCCGCCGCTGATTGGGTCAACAAAAACGTAAAACCGTATTATCCAAGTGTGAAAATCAAATACATTGCAGTCGGGAATGAGATTCACGCAGATTCGCCCGAAGCAAGTTCGGTTCTTCCCGCATTGCAAAACATTCAAAACGCGATATCTTCGTCCAATTTAGGCCAGATTAAAGTGTCTACCGCGATAGACACAATTCTAATTGGAAAATCTTACCCGCCAAACGATGGCGCTTTTAGCGACGGTTCAGTTGGTTACATAAGGCCTATTGTTAACTTTTTAGTTAGCAACGGCTCACCACTTCTTGCTAATGTGTATCCTTATTTCTCATATGTTAATAACCAACAAAGCATTGGTCTTGACTATGCTTTGTTTACAAAACAAGGGAAGAATGAAGTTGGTTACCAAAATTTATTTGATGCAATTTTGGATTCAATTTATGCTGCTCTTGAAAAAGTAGGGGGTTCAAATGTGAAGATTGTTGTGTCTGAAAGTGGGTGGCCATCTGAAGGTGGAACTGGAGCTAGTGCTGGAAATGCTGCAACATATTATGGGAATTTGATTAGGCATGCTAAGGGTGGGACTCCTAAGAGGCCTAATGGACCTATTGAGACTTATCTTTTTGCTATGTTTGATGAAAATCAGAAGCCAGGTCCTGAAATTGAGAGACACTTTGGACTCTTTAGGCCTGATAAATCACCAAAGTATCAACTAAGTTTCAATTGA